A part of Myxococcus landrumus genomic DNA contains:
- a CDS encoding methylmalonyl-CoA mutase family protein, with the protein MRNVQLTPVPGPYKPRFHVRIVTAASLFDGHDAAINVMRRLMQASGAEIIHLGHNRSVSEIVDCAIQEDAQGIAITSYQGGHVEFFKYMIDLLKQRGANIKVFGGGGGTILPSEIEELHAYGVTRIYSPDDGRSMGLQGMIDHLISECDFEKRPADFAPIAAAMPVRESMQLASLITIAENFASAGDALRDAMTKLSAKKPRVPVLGITGTGGAGKSSLVDELVRRFLADFPDKTLAVLSVDPSKRKTGGALLGDRIRMNAIDNPRVYMRSMATRQSNLALSKHVGDSIEVCKAAGFDLIVVETSGIGQSDTEITEHSDVALYVMTAEYGAATQLEKIDMLDFADVIAINKFDKRGSLDALRDVRKQWKRNHNAFTTPDDAVPVYGTIASQFNDPGMNQLYRAIVDAVVRKTGAPLQSHQEPTPGMSEKKWIIPPDRTRYLAEIVETCESYDKFARSQAAVARRMYQLHGTIEALRNNVGKKRLEIVEPKDTSDVVQVTERVEGEPAYLSELVDLYKDLESRLDPNCRKLLSEWPATKRRYAASKYQYQVRDKVIELDLFTETLSHLRIPKIALPRYEDWGDILLWLLRENAPGAFPFTAGVFPLKREGEDPARMFAGEGGPERTNKRFHYVSRGLPAKRLSTAFDSVTLYGEDPDHRPDIYGKVGNSGVSIANVDDAKKLYSGFDLADPATSVSMTINGPAPMLLGFFLNAAVDQQCEKWIRANNKVDEVEKKIDDIYQARGVPRPRYQGELPQGNDGLGLLLLGVSGDEVLPKDVYEKIRASTLQQVRGTVQADILKEDQAQNTCIFSTEFALRLMGDIQQYFTDKKVRNFYSVSISGYHIAEAGANPISQLAFTLANGFTFVEYYLSRGMDIDDFAPNLSFFFSNGMDPEYTVLGRVARRIWAKAIRDKYGGNDRSQKLKYHIQTSGRSLHAQEIAFNDIRTTLQALLALNDNCNSLHTNAYDEAITTPTEESVRRALAIQLIINKEFGLAKNENPNQGSFVVEELTDLVEAAVLAEFRAISERGGVLGAMERMYQRSKIQEESLYYETLKHDGSLPIIGVNTFLDPKGSPTVTPPEVIRATTEEKDYAITSRDAFWKRNAATAPVTLEAVKRAALDNGNIFAALMDACKVCTLGQLSRALYEVGGQYRRNM; encoded by the coding sequence GTGCGAAACGTCCAGTTGACCCCGGTTCCCGGGCCCTACAAGCCGCGATTCCACGTGCGAATCGTGACGGCCGCCTCCCTGTTCGACGGGCATGACGCGGCCATCAACGTCATGCGCCGCCTGATGCAGGCCTCTGGCGCCGAAATCATCCACCTGGGACACAACCGCTCGGTCTCCGAGATCGTCGACTGTGCCATCCAGGAAGACGCGCAGGGCATCGCGATTACGTCGTACCAGGGCGGTCACGTCGAGTTCTTCAAGTACATGATCGACCTGCTGAAGCAGCGCGGGGCGAACATCAAGGTCTTCGGCGGAGGCGGCGGCACCATCCTCCCGTCCGAGATTGAAGAGCTCCATGCGTACGGCGTGACGCGCATCTACTCCCCGGACGACGGCCGCTCCATGGGCCTGCAGGGGATGATCGACCACCTCATCTCGGAGTGTGACTTCGAGAAGCGCCCCGCGGACTTCGCGCCCATCGCCGCGGCGATGCCGGTGCGCGAGTCGATGCAGCTCGCCTCGCTCATCACCATCGCGGAGAACTTCGCCTCGGCGGGTGATGCGCTGCGCGACGCGATGACGAAGCTCAGCGCCAAGAAGCCGCGCGTGCCCGTGCTGGGCATCACCGGCACCGGTGGCGCGGGCAAGTCGAGCCTCGTGGATGAGCTGGTCCGCCGCTTCCTCGCGGACTTCCCGGACAAGACGCTGGCGGTGCTGTCCGTGGACCCGTCGAAGCGCAAGACCGGCGGCGCGCTCCTGGGCGACCGCATCCGGATGAACGCCATCGACAACCCGCGCGTGTACATGCGCTCCATGGCGACGCGGCAGAGCAACCTCGCGCTGTCCAAGCACGTGGGTGACTCCATCGAGGTGTGCAAGGCCGCGGGCTTCGACCTCATCGTGGTGGAGACCTCCGGCATTGGCCAGTCCGACACCGAAATCACCGAGCACTCGGACGTCGCGCTCTACGTGATGACGGCGGAGTACGGCGCGGCGACGCAGCTCGAGAAGATCGACATGCTCGACTTCGCGGACGTCATCGCCATCAACAAGTTCGACAAGCGCGGCTCGCTGGACGCGCTGCGCGACGTGCGCAAGCAGTGGAAGCGCAACCACAACGCCTTCACCACGCCGGACGACGCGGTGCCCGTCTACGGCACCATCGCGTCGCAGTTCAACGACCCCGGGATGAACCAGCTCTACCGCGCCATCGTCGACGCGGTGGTGCGCAAGACGGGCGCGCCGCTCCAATCGCACCAGGAGCCGACGCCGGGCATGAGCGAGAAGAAGTGGATCATCCCGCCCGACCGCACCCGCTACCTGGCGGAGATTGTCGAGACGTGTGAATCCTACGACAAGTTCGCCCGCTCGCAGGCGGCGGTGGCGCGGCGGATGTATCAGCTCCACGGCACCATCGAGGCGCTGCGGAACAACGTCGGCAAGAAGCGACTGGAGATTGTCGAGCCCAAGGACACGTCCGATGTCGTCCAGGTCACCGAGCGCGTCGAGGGCGAGCCTGCGTACCTGAGCGAGCTGGTGGACCTGTACAAGGACCTCGAGTCGCGGCTGGACCCGAACTGCCGCAAGCTCCTGAGCGAGTGGCCCGCGACGAAGCGCCGCTACGCGGCCTCCAAGTACCAGTACCAGGTCCGCGACAAGGTCATCGAGCTGGACCTGTTCACGGAGACGCTGTCGCATCTGCGCATCCCGAAGATCGCCCTCCCCCGCTACGAGGACTGGGGCGACATCCTCCTGTGGCTGCTGCGGGAGAATGCGCCGGGCGCGTTCCCGTTCACCGCGGGCGTCTTCCCGCTCAAGCGCGAGGGTGAGGACCCGGCGCGCATGTTCGCCGGCGAGGGTGGCCCGGAGCGCACCAACAAGCGCTTCCACTACGTCTCGCGAGGCCTGCCCGCCAAGCGGCTGTCGACGGCGTTCGACTCCGTCACGCTGTACGGCGAGGACCCGGACCACCGGCCGGACATCTACGGCAAGGTGGGCAACTCCGGCGTGTCCATCGCCAACGTGGACGACGCGAAGAAGCTCTACTCGGGCTTCGACCTGGCGGACCCGGCGACGTCGGTGTCGATGACCATCAACGGCCCCGCGCCCATGCTGCTCGGGTTCTTCCTGAACGCGGCCGTGGACCAGCAGTGCGAGAAGTGGATTCGCGCCAACAACAAGGTGGATGAGGTCGAGAAGAAGATCGACGACATCTACCAGGCGCGAGGCGTGCCGCGTCCGCGCTACCAGGGCGAGCTGCCGCAGGGGAACGACGGGCTGGGGTTGCTGCTGCTCGGCGTGTCCGGCGACGAGGTGCTGCCCAAGGACGTGTACGAGAAGATTCGCGCGTCGACGTTGCAGCAGGTCCGCGGCACGGTGCAGGCGGACATCCTGAAGGAGGACCAGGCGCAGAACACCTGCATCTTCTCGACGGAGTTCGCGCTGCGGCTGATGGGCGACATCCAGCAGTACTTCACCGACAAGAAGGTGCGGAACTTCTACTCGGTGTCCATCTCCGGCTACCACATCGCGGAGGCCGGGGCGAACCCCATCTCCCAGTTGGCCTTCACGCTGGCCAACGGCTTCACCTTCGTCGAGTACTACCTGTCGCGTGGGATGGACATCGACGACTTCGCGCCCAACCTCTCGTTCTTCTTCTCGAACGGAATGGACCCCGAGTACACGGTGCTCGGCCGCGTGGCGCGCCGCATCTGGGCGAAGGCCATCCGGGACAAGTACGGCGGCAATGACCGCTCGCAGAAGCTGAAGTACCACATCCAGACCTCGGGCCGTTCCCTGCACGCGCAGGAGATTGCCTTCAACGACATCCGGACCACGCTCCAGGCGTTGTTGGCGCTCAATGACAACTGCAACTCGTTGCACACCAACGCCTACGACGAGGCCATCACCACGCCCACCGAGGAGAGCGTGCGGCGTGCACTGGCCATCCAGCTCATCATCAACAAGGAGTTCGGGCTGGCGAAGAACGAGAACCCCAACCAGGGCTCGTTCGTCGTCGAGGAGCTGACGGACCTGGTGGAGGCGGCGGTGCTGGCGGAGTTCCGCGCCATCTCCGAGCGCGGCGGCGTGCTGGGCGCGATGGAGCGCATGTACCAGCGGTCCAAGATTCAGGAGGAGTCGCTGTACTACGAGACCCTGAAGCACGACGGCTCGCTGCCCATCATCGGCGTGAATACCTTCCTGGACCCGAAGGGCTCGCCGACGGTGACGCCGCCAGAGGTGATTCGCGC